A genomic stretch from Leptospira saintgironsiae includes:
- a CDS encoding TolC family protein yields the protein MKFVDTLNNYKKIIFSILTCLLVWECASSPEVKVADGVVEESLKNITGITTQDVEKTVSKDTFGLDDLYILAVERTERIALKHEATEQALAQKDKAFAGFMPTLSYVFNKFYSVPGHTQQPSIVDNYKTYKAIQSGDPLSLLPSSSSGSNLPPTVGAGSRLLLSIPISAGLASYQDYRASKNLAEQRRLEAKHEAGRMYLEIAQAYFNFLQLEESVKISQEAYELNQDSLQERKRMYAVGRIMRSDLLNSETSLSNAEAVLADAKFQLEQVRITLATMVGYEKPISVAGFKAELEPIPTGMEPEEYLAKRYDVLSAFQSVKVAEAQKDKAWVGFAPTIALNNYYSFPYPGQTHSKDVTAQLQITMPLTPFSQMADLKAADSAKKQAKLTASQTRRTATQEIRNAFESFKNSQKILAIYQKAFVSAQETSQSQASGYRSGRNSRIEAIASRIGMLNAEMTYRKMLHQHSLNRIALGVAIGEIPHLPGEKKEE from the coding sequence ATGAAGTTCGTAGATACTCTTAATAATTATAAAAAAATAATATTCTCGATTCTTACTTGTTTACTCGTTTGGGAATGTGCTTCCAGTCCGGAAGTAAAAGTCGCAGACGGAGTAGTGGAAGAAAGTTTAAAAAATATCACAGGGATCACTACCCAGGACGTGGAGAAAACAGTTTCGAAAGATACTTTCGGTCTGGACGATCTTTATATTCTCGCGGTAGAAAGAACGGAAAGAATTGCGTTAAAGCATGAGGCAACAGAGCAGGCTTTGGCTCAGAAAGACAAAGCATTCGCTGGATTTATGCCTACACTTTCTTATGTGTTTAACAAATTTTACTCTGTTCCTGGCCATACACAACAGCCTTCTATAGTAGATAATTATAAAACGTATAAGGCAATCCAAAGTGGAGATCCACTTAGTTTATTACCTTCTTCCAGTTCGGGAAGTAATCTTCCTCCTACTGTGGGAGCAGGTTCTCGTCTATTACTCAGTATTCCTATTTCTGCAGGACTTGCTTCTTACCAAGATTATAGAGCTTCTAAAAATTTAGCAGAGCAAAGAAGATTAGAAGCAAAACATGAAGCAGGCAGAATGTATTTAGAAATTGCACAGGCCTACTTCAACTTTTTACAATTGGAAGAAAGTGTTAAAATTTCCCAAGAAGCATACGAGTTGAACCAAGATTCTTTGCAGGAAAGAAAAAGAATGTATGCGGTAGGAAGGATCATGAGATCCGATCTTCTGAATTCAGAAACAAGTCTTTCCAATGCAGAAGCAGTTCTTGCTGATGCAAAATTCCAGCTGGAACAAGTGCGTATTACATTGGCCACAATGGTTGGTTATGAAAAACCGATCTCTGTTGCAGGATTTAAAGCCGAATTGGAACCGATCCCTACGGGAATGGAACCGGAAGAATATTTAGCAAAAAGATATGATGTTCTTTCTGCTTTTCAAAGTGTTAAGGTGGCGGAAGCACAAAAAGACAAGGCGTGGGTGGGTTTTGCTCCTACTATTGCATTAAATAATTATTATTCTTTTCCTTATCCCGGCCAAACACATTCCAAGGATGTCACTGCTCAGTTGCAGATTACAATGCCTTTAACACCATTCTCACAAATGGCTGATCTAAAAGCGGCTGACTCTGCAAAGAAGCAGGCAAAGTTAACTGCTTCTCAAACTAGAAGAACTGCAACTCAAGAGATCCGTAATGCTTTTGAAAGTTTTAAGAATTCTCAAAAGATATTAGCGATATATCAAAAAGCATTTGTATCTGCTCAGGAAACTTCTCAAAGTCAGGCCAGTGGTTACCGCTCCGGTAGAAATAGTAGGATAGAAGCAATTGCATCCAGAATCGGGATGTTAAATGCGGAGATGACTTATCGT
- a CDS encoding biotin--[acetyl-CoA-carboxylase] ligase — protein MSFQLLDPEKGIFLSEAGSTNTILKGKEFPPGSWILADFQSSGRGRKGKTWSILGKEPFIFSGKFSSDSNLSSPGLFSLYVGVAVAKAILSVYPSTSKKDLRIKWPNDIYLNGKKVCGILIETEKEGEVWDWILGIGANLYGTEIPDYLSDAGFITDDQNEKGRRARFLETLLPLLNDAVLAISDGEKRIEFINEKLLWKGETIAWTESGEQKTATLLGVNEEGKLLARTSVGNMVEFIDSPEDFRSLG, from the coding sequence ATGTCGTTTCAATTATTGGATCCCGAAAAAGGAATATTTCTCTCGGAAGCAGGCTCAACGAATACCATCCTAAAAGGAAAGGAATTCCCTCCAGGATCCTGGATCCTAGCGGATTTTCAATCTTCCGGACGAGGCAGAAAAGGAAAAACCTGGAGTATATTGGGAAAAGAGCCTTTTATTTTTTCAGGCAAATTCTCCTCTGATTCTAACCTATCTTCTCCCGGACTATTCTCTTTGTATGTTGGAGTTGCGGTAGCAAAGGCGATTTTGTCCGTATACCCTTCTACCAGTAAAAAAGATCTTAGGATCAAATGGCCGAATGATATCTATTTAAATGGAAAAAAAGTCTGCGGTATATTGATAGAGACAGAGAAGGAAGGAGAAGTTTGGGATTGGATCCTAGGCATCGGCGCCAATCTGTACGGCACTGAAATTCCAGATTATCTGAGTGACGCAGGGTTTATCACTGATGATCAAAATGAAAAAGGAAGAAGGGCCCGATTTTTAGAAACATTACTTCCTCTTCTGAACGATGCAGTACTCGCAATCTCAGATGGAGAAAAAAGAATAGAATTCATAAATGAAAAACTTCTCTGGAAAGGAGAAACCATAGCCTGGACAGAAAGCGGAGAACAAAAAACCGCAACTTTGTTAGGAGTAAATGAAGAAGGAAAATTATTAGCCCGGACCTCGGTCGGAAACATGGTCGAATTCATTGACAGCCCCGAGGATTTCAGGTCCTTGGGATAG
- a CDS encoding efflux RND transporter permease subunit translates to MMMAAIILLGSIGFSRMGLSQMPDVDFPIVNVTLNLTGANAQVMETDVVDPIEEVLMTVQGVVEVRSVSTDGSATITVELELKRDVDVAVQEIQTKIAQVSNKLPDDLDPAIIMKSNPDDQPIIWVALTAPNRTDQEKMVFVKTRLKDKFQEIPGVGEIILGGYVDRTINVFLDPIRLLRAELTVNDIINTLTEQNIEVPSGRVQNKLSEVSLRAVGDVPTVEQFSNIYINSRSGAAMFRPVRLREVAKIEDGLDEIRRISRFNGVSAVGLGIKKIKGANAVEVGDKVKEKLEELRPTLPPGFELNVSNDNTTFIRDSVHELVFTLILSAVLTGIVCRLFLGNWSSTWNVLLAIPTSVMGTFLILYFAGFTLNTFTLLGLSLATGIVVDDAIMVLENISRHRESGKTWFQASLDGASEIRFAALAATLAIIAIFLPVAFMKGIIGRYFLEFGVTVSVAVALSLFEALSFTPMRASRYKESKEAQKKQKSKSPFTLPADTLFSKLKNTADRFSFFKRMDPVIENFLQFTERVYGKVLEFVIRKPATVIVSSILFFAFSIIFLFLLKKEFIPPQDMGRFIVRAKMPIGSSIIRTDEAMKKVEGYLSTRPIVEKYMSNIGGMGGTESNTGMFFVTMKDMGNRPKSKKTGREITQSEVFTEFRKDLKELVPEAKFSVQDLSQRGFSAGRGYPVELVLTGPDWATLAKLSDSIREKLDSSKTILDIDTDYVSGQPEVKILPNREAAAVRGVSMANIGNTIGPLMGGRNVSRFTENGRSFDVRVKIDKDQGESTDIIPNIGVRNTYGEIVRLKEVLVLQATNTLKNITRVNRDRSIKIFGNPPKEKGQTWATNEAIRIAREMLPEGYHVEVTGSAKTASESQSSLSGALILGIIMSFMILASQFNSLKQPFYILLSMPFSFSGALIALWIAGQSFNMYSFIGLILLLGLVKKNSILLVEFVNHVRSEGKNIADAIRIGCPVRLRPVLMTTFSSIAAAIPPALALGPGAETRIPMAITILGGLIVSTLITLVVVPAAYYLMENEKDEVRRYS, encoded by the coding sequence ATGATGATGGCTGCAATCATCCTGCTGGGAAGTATCGGCTTCTCCCGTATGGGTCTTTCTCAGATGCCAGATGTGGACTTCCCGATCGTGAACGTTACTCTCAACTTGACCGGAGCAAACGCTCAGGTTATGGAGACAGACGTAGTCGATCCAATCGAAGAAGTTTTGATGACAGTCCAAGGTGTGGTAGAAGTTCGTTCTGTTTCCACGGACGGTTCTGCCACGATCACCGTTGAGTTGGAACTCAAACGTGACGTAGATGTCGCAGTCCAAGAGATCCAAACTAAGATTGCACAGGTAAGTAATAAACTTCCAGACGATTTAGATCCAGCAATCATAATGAAATCTAATCCGGATGATCAACCGATTATCTGGGTTGCATTAACCGCTCCCAACAGAACTGACCAGGAAAAGATGGTTTTCGTTAAAACCAGGCTCAAGGACAAGTTCCAAGAAATTCCAGGAGTGGGAGAAATCATACTCGGAGGTTATGTAGACCGCACTATCAATGTGTTTTTGGACCCGATCCGACTTTTAAGAGCGGAACTTACTGTAAACGATATCATAAATACATTAACAGAACAGAATATAGAAGTTCCATCTGGAAGAGTGCAAAATAAACTCTCCGAAGTTTCCTTAAGAGCTGTAGGAGACGTTCCAACTGTAGAACAATTTTCTAATATATATATCAATTCCAGAAGCGGTGCTGCGATGTTCCGTCCAGTTCGTTTGAGAGAAGTTGCCAAGATCGAAGATGGTCTAGACGAAATCAGAAGAATTTCCAGATTTAATGGAGTTTCTGCTGTTGGTCTCGGGATCAAAAAGATCAAAGGAGCAAACGCTGTAGAAGTTGGCGACAAGGTGAAGGAGAAATTAGAAGAACTAAGACCTACTCTTCCTCCTGGATTCGAACTGAATGTCTCCAATGATAATACTACTTTTATCAGGGACTCAGTTCATGAATTAGTTTTTACTCTCATACTTTCTGCAGTGCTAACAGGAATTGTATGTAGATTGTTCTTAGGAAATTGGAGTAGTACTTGGAACGTTCTTCTTGCGATTCCTACTTCAGTGATGGGAACTTTTTTGATCCTGTATTTTGCTGGGTTTACATTAAACACATTCACATTGCTCGGACTTTCTTTGGCGACAGGTATAGTCGTGGATGATGCAATCATGGTGTTGGAGAATATCAGTAGGCATAGAGAATCTGGAAAAACCTGGTTCCAGGCTTCATTGGATGGAGCATCCGAAATTAGATTTGCTGCGTTAGCTGCCACACTCGCGATCATTGCGATTTTCCTTCCTGTTGCGTTCATGAAAGGGATTATCGGACGTTACTTTTTGGAATTCGGAGTTACAGTTTCTGTAGCAGTTGCTCTTTCTCTTTTTGAAGCATTAAGTTTTACTCCAATGAGAGCTTCTCGTTATAAAGAAAGTAAAGAAGCACAGAAAAAACAAAAATCAAAGTCTCCGTTTACTTTACCGGCAGATACTCTCTTTTCTAAATTAAAGAATACTGCAGATCGTTTTTCTTTTTTCAAAAGAATGGATCCAGTTATAGAGAACTTTCTTCAATTTACTGAAAGAGTGTATGGAAAAGTTTTAGAATTTGTAATTCGTAAACCTGCAACTGTGATCGTTTCTTCTATTCTGTTTTTTGCATTTTCCATCATCTTTTTATTCTTACTGAAGAAGGAGTTCATTCCTCCCCAGGATATGGGAAGATTTATTGTTCGAGCAAAAATGCCTATTGGCTCTTCTATCATTCGTACTGATGAAGCAATGAAGAAGGTAGAAGGTTATCTTAGTACTCGCCCAATTGTTGAAAAATATATGAGCAATATAGGCGGAATGGGAGGAACGGAATCCAATACTGGCATGTTCTTTGTTACCATGAAGGATATGGGAAACCGTCCTAAGAGTAAAAAAACCGGAAGAGAGATCACTCAGTCTGAAGTATTCACAGAATTCAGAAAGGATCTGAAAGAACTTGTACCTGAAGCGAAATTTTCCGTACAAGATCTTTCTCAAAGAGGTTTTAGTGCTGGAAGGGGTTATCCTGTTGAATTGGTTCTGACAGGACCTGATTGGGCAACGCTCGCAAAACTTTCAGATTCTATTCGAGAAAAATTAGATTCTTCTAAAACGATTTTGGATATAGATACTGATTATGTTTCAGGACAGCCTGAAGTCAAAATTCTACCCAACAGAGAAGCAGCTGCGGTTCGCGGTGTGAGTATGGCGAATATCGGAAATACGATCGGACCTTTGATGGGAGGACGTAACGTAAGTCGTTTTACTGAGAATGGTAGAAGTTTCGATGTTAGAGTCAAGATAGACAAAGACCAAGGAGAAAGCACGGATATTATTCCGAATATCGGTGTTAGAAACACTTACGGAGAAATTGTTCGTTTGAAAGAAGTTTTGGTTCTTCAAGCAACCAACACTCTTAAAAATATCACCAGGGTGAATCGAGATAGATCGATTAAAATTTTCGGAAATCCCCCTAAAGAAAAAGGACAAACTTGGGCGACGAACGAAGCAATTCGGATCGCAAGAGAAATGCTTCCGGAAGGTTATCATGTAGAGGTGACCGGCTCCGCAAAAACTGCTTCCGAATCTCAGTCTAGTTTATCTGGAGCTTTGATCTTAGGGATTATAATGTCTTTTATGATCTTAGCGAGTCAGTTCAATAGTTTAAAGCAGCCTTTCTATATTCTTCTTTCTATGCCTTTCAGTTTTTCGGGTGCGTTAATCGCTCTTTGGATAGCTGGGCAGTCCTTTAATATGTATAGTTTTATAGGATTGATCCTGCTCTTAGGACTTGTGAAGAAGAACTCAATTCTTCTTGTGGAATTCGTGAATCATGTCAGAAGTGAAGGAAAGAATATTGCAGATGCGATCCGTATTGGGTGCCCTGTCCGTTTGAGGCCGGTGCTTATGACAACATTCTCTTCGATTGCGGCTGCTATCCCTCCAGCTTTGGCCTTGGGCCCGGGGGCAGAAACTAGGATCCCAATGGCGATCACTATCTTAGGTGGTTTGATCGTTTCTACATTAATCACTTTAGTGGTCGTTCCAGCCGCTTATTATCTTATGGAAAATGAGAAAGATGAAGTTCGTAGATACTCTTAA